The following proteins come from a genomic window of Pirellulales bacterium:
- the cas1 gene encoding type I-MYXAN CRISPR-associated endonuclease Cas1, with amino-acid sequence MDDYYAASDGNSGHTRTEAQPSWKELMSVDLEAPLRVISLHDLLYCERLFYFTEVEGIQNPTALVYAGRRLHDDVVPLDDEAPEHRSLEVASETWGLVGKVDAVRRRDGRWVAYEHKRGRCHRGPAKEVLAWPSDRIQAVAYAVLLEEALGETVTQARVRYHADNVTAFIEIDDAAKDDLRRAIERARELRQTVARPPVAENENLCVRCSLAPVCLPEEERLAAHEHLGDEEAEPDANRPHPGPLPEGEGARHVPTLFPSNRERQTLHVVSPKARVGRSGETLVVTSENEAREKVTQRVPIEEIDALVIHGFGQVTTQAIHLCASRGVAVQWMTMGGKFAAGTTGQPGRVQQRIRQYAGLTDGATRLRLARRLVHAKVETQLRYLLRASRGDGPVRGACLPHLERIRESLRKVNTAGSEESLLGMAAKAYFAALPSLLSPQVPAEMRPAGRSKHPPRDRFNALLSFGYAMLQTAVHRSAVAVGLEPALSFYHRPRTAAPPLVLDVMELFRTILWEIPLIGSVNRLQWSVDRDFAISPGQVWLSDEGRKTAIKLFEERLEESHKHPHTGQALTYARMIELELRLLEKEWSGCPGLFARMRVR; translated from the coding sequence ATGGACGACTATTACGCCGCCAGCGATGGAAACTCCGGCCACACCCGCACGGAAGCCCAGCCGTCGTGGAAAGAACTAATGTCGGTCGATCTTGAGGCGCCGCTACGCGTCATTTCGCTGCACGATCTGCTCTATTGCGAGCGACTTTTCTATTTCACCGAGGTCGAGGGTATCCAAAATCCAACCGCCCTGGTCTACGCCGGCCGGCGGCTGCACGATGACGTCGTGCCGCTCGACGACGAAGCGCCGGAACACCGCAGCTTGGAGGTCGCGAGCGAAACGTGGGGCCTGGTGGGCAAGGTCGATGCCGTCCGCCGACGTGATGGCCGCTGGGTGGCCTACGAACATAAACGCGGCCGCTGCCATCGCGGACCGGCCAAGGAAGTGCTGGCCTGGCCCAGCGATCGCATTCAGGCCGTCGCCTACGCCGTGCTCTTGGAAGAAGCGCTCGGCGAAACGGTGACGCAGGCGCGGGTCCGCTACCATGCCGACAATGTGACCGCCTTCATCGAAATCGACGACGCGGCCAAGGACGATCTGCGCCGCGCGATTGAGCGTGCCCGCGAGCTGCGTCAGACGGTTGCCCGGCCGCCGGTCGCCGAAAATGAAAACCTCTGCGTCCGCTGCTCGTTGGCGCCGGTCTGTCTGCCCGAAGAGGAAAGGCTGGCGGCTCACGAGCACCTCGGCGATGAGGAGGCCGAACCAGACGCGAACCGCCCTCACCCCGGCCCTCTCCCGGAGGGAGAGGGAGCGAGGCATGTTCCGACGCTGTTCCCGTCGAACCGCGAGCGGCAGACGCTGCACGTGGTGTCACCCAAGGCCCGCGTCGGCCGTAGCGGCGAAACGCTCGTCGTGACCAGCGAGAACGAAGCCCGTGAAAAGGTGACGCAGCGCGTGCCGATCGAGGAGATCGACGCCTTGGTGATTCACGGTTTCGGGCAGGTGACCACGCAGGCGATCCATCTCTGCGCCAGCCGCGGCGTGGCCGTGCAGTGGATGACGATGGGCGGGAAGTTCGCCGCCGGCACCACCGGGCAGCCCGGCCGAGTGCAGCAGCGCATTCGCCAATATGCCGGCCTGACCGACGGCGCCACGCGGCTGCGTCTTGCCCGGCGGCTGGTCCACGCCAAGGTCGAAACGCAGCTTCGCTACCTGCTGCGAGCATCGCGGGGCGACGGGCCGGTGCGCGGCGCCTGCCTGCCGCATTTGGAGCGCATTCGCGAGTCGCTGCGCAAGGTCAACACGGCCGGCTCTGAAGAATCGCTGCTGGGGATGGCGGCCAAAGCCTACTTTGCGGCCCTTCCCTCGCTGCTGTCGCCGCAGGTTCCGGCGGAAATGCGGCCGGCGGGCAGATCGAAGCATCCGCCGCGCGACCGCTTCAACGCGCTGCTGAGTTTTGGCTATGCCATGCTGCAAACGGCGGTGCATCGCTCGGCCGTGGCGGTGGGGCTGGAGCCGGCGCTGAGCTTCTATCATCGGCCGCGGACCGCGGCGCCGCCGCTGGTGCTCGACGTGATGGAACTGTTCCGCACGATCCTCTGGGAGATACCGCTGATCGGCAGCGTCAACCGGCTGCAATGGAGCGTGGACCGCGACTTCGCGATTTCGCCCGGCCAGGTCTGGCTCTCGGACGAGGGGCGAAAGACCGCGATCAAGCTCTTCGAGGAGCGACTTGAAGAATCTCACAAGCATCCCCACACCGGGCAAGCGCTGACATACGCGCGGATGATCGAGTTGGAGCTGCGGCTGTTGGAAAAAGAGTGGAGCGGATGTCCGGGGCTGTTTGCTCGGATGCGGGTCCGCTAA
- the cas2 gene encoding CRISPR-associated endonuclease Cas2, with product MAQKHWHLVSYDVRDPKRLRRVAKKLEGYGGRVQYSVFRCRLDRETLEKLHWELNKIMGEEDDLLIIPLCDGCAAKVPEHSTGDQASWAEPPPSFRLA from the coding sequence ATGGCCCAAAAACACTGGCACCTGGTGAGTTACGACGTTCGCGACCCGAAGCGGCTGCGCCGCGTGGCGAAAAAGCTGGAGGGCTATGGGGGCCGCGTTCAATACAGCGTTTTCCGCTGCCGGCTCGACCGCGAGACGCTGGAGAAGCTGCACTGGGAGTTGAACAAAATCATGGGCGAGGAAGATGACCTGCTGATCATTCCTTTGTGCGATGGCTGTGCGGCGAAGGTGCCGGAGCATTCGACGGGCGATCAGGCGAGTTGGGCGGAGCCGCCGCCCAGTTTTCGGCTCGCGTAG
- the cas4 gene encoding CRISPR-associated protein Cas4 — protein MDQDDYQPILALNDLLFCERRCAMHRVEQVWVENRFTLEGTTAHKKVHAGPSEEELGGRGRVIRGLWVRSERLRLVGIADLVEFRAAADSRPPHPSPLPEGEGVPYPVEYKRGKRRRWDNDDVQLCAQALCLEEMLGVSVPAGAVFHVKSRRRREILFDERLRARTEAAARRLHELFASGETPPPVHKPRCRGCSLHELCMPEMLGERVRAARYQRGLFAIGTKDEG, from the coding sequence GTGGACCAAGACGACTATCAGCCGATCCTGGCCCTGAACGACCTGCTGTTCTGCGAGCGGCGGTGCGCGATGCACCGCGTGGAACAGGTTTGGGTCGAAAACCGCTTCACGCTGGAAGGAACGACCGCCCACAAGAAAGTGCATGCCGGCCCGTCGGAGGAAGAACTCGGCGGCCGCGGGCGCGTCATCCGCGGACTGTGGGTCCGCAGCGAACGACTGCGGCTGGTCGGCATCGCCGATCTCGTCGAGTTTCGCGCGGCGGCCGATTCACGCCCCCCTCACCCCAGCCCTCTCCCGGAGGGAGAGGGAGTACCGTACCCGGTCGAATACAAGCGCGGCAAGCGGCGGCGCTGGGATAACGACGACGTGCAGCTCTGCGCCCAGGCGCTGTGCCTGGAAGAGATGCTGGGCGTGAGCGTGCCGGCCGGCGCGGTTTTTCACGTCAAGTCGCGACGGCGACGCGAGATCCTGTTCGACGAGCGCCTGCGTGCCCGCACCGAAGCCGCCGCGCGGCGGCTGCACGAGCTGTTTGCTTCCGGCGAAACGCCCCCGCCCGTACACAAGCCCCGCTGCCGCGGCTGCTCGCTCCACGAGTTGTGCATGCCCGAAATGCTCGGCGAGCGAGTGCGCGCGGCCCGATACCAGCGCGGGCTGTTTGCGATCGGAACGAAAGATGAGGGATGA
- the hisD gene encoding histidinol dehydrogenase, with protein MLRIDTARDDFRAALAGLRERLSPRGDVVSEASRRKTVEVFGQPLSPSQVVERICADVRRDGLAAVLHYSALIDNAELTVETVRVPEAELRAAHAAADAEFLAAVRRIRRNVLDFQCAILHRDVRLERPHGGYLCQRYMPLRRVGICVPGGAAAYPSTVLMTAVPAQAAGVPEIAIVAPPTRFGSYNRELLATCHELGIHEVYRLGGAQAIAALAYGVAGLPRVDKIVGPGNLFVALAKKLVYGEVDIDSIAGPSEVVVIADETTRADYTAADLIAQAEHAPGASILITWSSEVLEATAAELTRQLAGLERGGLARQCLDDFGALILCRDADEACALADEIAPEHLHLATDRAEDLLPRIAHAGAAFLGNYSPVAVGDYVAGPSHVLPTGGTARWASGLSANDFLRRTSVIHSTAAGLAALAPDVRTLANAEGLTAHAASVEIRVQTEGSGFRVQAEGSGFRVQGSG; from the coding sequence ATGCTCCGCATCGACACCGCGCGCGACGACTTTCGCGCGGCACTGGCCGGCCTGCGCGAGCGGCTCAGCCCGCGCGGCGACGTGGTCAGCGAGGCCAGCCGGCGGAAAACCGTCGAGGTGTTTGGCCAGCCGCTCTCGCCGTCGCAGGTGGTGGAGCGGATTTGCGCCGACGTGCGTCGCGACGGGCTGGCGGCCGTGCTCCACTATTCCGCCCTCATCGACAACGCCGAGCTGACCGTCGAAACAGTCCGCGTGCCGGAGGCCGAGCTTCGGGCGGCCCACGCGGCTGCCGATGCCGAATTCCTCGCGGCGGTGCGGCGAATTCGGCGGAACGTTCTCGATTTTCAGTGCGCCATCCTGCACCGCGACGTTCGGCTCGAACGCCCGCACGGTGGCTATCTGTGCCAGCGGTACATGCCGCTTCGGCGTGTGGGTATTTGCGTGCCCGGCGGCGCCGCGGCCTATCCTTCGACCGTGCTGATGACGGCGGTGCCGGCTCAAGCGGCGGGCGTGCCGGAGATCGCCATCGTGGCGCCGCCCACGCGGTTTGGCTCTTATAACCGCGAACTGCTGGCTACCTGCCATGAGCTTGGCATCCACGAGGTCTACCGGCTGGGCGGCGCGCAGGCGATCGCGGCCCTGGCGTACGGCGTCGCGGGCCTGCCGCGGGTCGACAAGATCGTGGGGCCGGGCAACCTGTTCGTCGCCCTGGCGAAGAAGCTCGTCTACGGCGAGGTCGACATCGACTCCATCGCGGGGCCGAGCGAGGTCGTGGTGATTGCCGACGAGACGACCCGCGCCGACTATACCGCCGCCGATTTGATCGCCCAGGCCGAGCACGCGCCTGGTGCCAGCATTCTCATCACTTGGAGCAGCGAGGTGCTGGAAGCGACGGCCGCCGAATTGACGCGGCAGCTTGCCGGCCTGGAACGAGGCGGCTTGGCGCGGCAGTGTCTCGACGACTTCGGCGCCCTGATTCTCTGCCGCGATGCCGATGAAGCCTGCGCCTTGGCCGACGAGATTGCTCCCGAACACCTTCATCTGGCCACGGATCGGGCCGAAGATTTGCTGCCGAGAATCGCTCATGCCGGGGCGGCCTTCCTGGGCAACTACAGCCCGGTGGCCGTGGGCGACTACGTGGCGGGGCCGTCGCACGTGTTGCCCACGGGCGGCACCGCGCGCTGGGCCAGCGGACTGTCGGCCAACGACTTCCTCCGCCGGACGAGCGTGATTCACTCGACGGCCGCCGGGCTGGCCGCCTTGGCTCCCGACGTGCGGACCTTGGCCAACGCCGAAGGTCTGACAGCGCATGCGGCCAGCGTCGAAATCAGAGTACAGACGGAGGGTTCAGGGTTCAGGGTTCAGGCAGAGGGTTCAGGGTTCAGGGTTCAGGGTTCAGGATAA
- the cas2 gene encoding CRISPR-associated endonuclease Cas2, with protein sequence MNVLVTYDVQTTTPEGRRRLRRVARVCLDFGQRVQYSVFECSVGDTEFVRLRSRLLDEIDPAEDSLRLYRLVGNFHEVVESHGKDRRIDYDGPLVV encoded by the coding sequence ATGAACGTGTTGGTGACTTACGACGTGCAAACGACCACCCCGGAGGGCCGCCGTCGGCTGCGGCGAGTGGCCCGCGTCTGTCTCGACTTCGGGCAGCGGGTACAATACTCGGTCTTCGAGTGCAGCGTCGGCGACACCGAGTTCGTGCGGTTGCGCAGCCGGTTGCTGGACGAGATCGACCCGGCGGAAGACAGTTTGCGATTGTATCGCCTGGTCGGCAACTTTCACGAGGTGGTGGAGAGTCATGGCAAGGACCGGCGCATCGACTACGACGGCCCGCTGGTGGTTTAG
- a CDS encoding PIN domain-containing protein, whose translation MNAIDTNIFAYAFDPADPGKQAKARQLLFDLVAKPPESVLLWQVAVEFLAFLRKAEGRGRLTAEEVKTRFQEVLQLFSVQLPTVRIFERGFNLYERYSLSHWDSLLIAACHEAGVTRLYSEDMQHGADYDGVTIVNPFT comes from the coding sequence ATGAACGCGATTGACACCAATATTTTCGCCTATGCCTTCGATCCAGCGGACCCAGGTAAACAGGCCAAGGCGCGACAGCTATTGTTCGACTTAGTCGCAAAGCCACCTGAATCTGTCCTGTTGTGGCAGGTGGCCGTCGAGTTTCTTGCCTTCTTGCGTAAGGCGGAAGGACGAGGAAGACTAACCGCCGAAGAAGTCAAAACCAGGTTTCAAGAAGTGCTGCAATTGTTCTCAGTGCAGTTGCCCACCGTTCGCATTTTTGAGCGCGGTTTCAATCTGTACGAACGCTACTCCCTATCTCACTGGGACAGCCTGCTGATCGCCGCCTGTCACGAGGCCGGCGTCACGCGCCTCTACAGCGAAGACATGCAGCACGGCGCCGATTACGACGGTGTGACCATCGTCAATCCCTTCACCTGA
- the cas1c gene encoding type I-C CRISPR-associated endonuclease Cas1c yields the protein MRAHANTLFITTQGAYLTRDHQTLRVKIDGKVRLTVPLHHLEGVVCFGRVMVSPAVLATCGEHRLGFSFLSEQGRFLARVEPPIHGNVLLRRRQYRLADDPLARLRLARPMIAAKIQNARNTLLRAARDDAGEDDAAALRTAAAHLAAVLAGLPAVADLDAARGIEGETARTYFGAFSRMVRHERETFALTSRSRRPPRDPINALLSFVYALVRHDCHSALECVGLDPAVGYLHVDRPGRPSLALDLMEEFRTLVADRLVLTLVNRRQVQAGGFSTDAAGGVQMDDKTRRALLVAYQERKREEVMHPLLGEVVPVGLLPHLQARLLARTLRGDLDDYPALVLK from the coding sequence ATGCGAGCCCACGCCAACACCCTCTTCATCACCACGCAAGGGGCTTACCTGACCCGCGACCATCAGACGCTGCGGGTCAAGATCGACGGCAAGGTGCGGCTCACGGTGCCGCTGCACCACCTGGAAGGCGTCGTCTGCTTTGGTCGCGTCATGGTCAGTCCGGCCGTGCTGGCGACGTGCGGCGAGCATCGGCTGGGGTTCTCGTTCTTGTCGGAACAGGGCCGGTTTCTGGCGCGGGTCGAGCCGCCGATTCACGGCAACGTGCTGTTGCGTCGGCGGCAGTATCGGTTGGCCGACGATCCACTTGCCCGGCTGCGACTGGCGCGGCCGATGATCGCCGCCAAGATCCAGAACGCGCGGAATACGCTCCTCCGGGCAGCGCGTGACGACGCCGGCGAAGACGACGCGGCGGCATTGCGGACCGCGGCGGCGCACCTGGCCGCCGTGCTGGCGGGTCTGCCGGCCGTGGCCGATCTTGACGCGGCGCGCGGTATCGAGGGGGAGACGGCGCGGACCTACTTCGGGGCCTTCTCGCGAATGGTGCGGCACGAGCGCGAGACGTTTGCGCTCACCAGTCGCAGCCGCCGGCCGCCGCGCGATCCGATCAACGCTCTGCTGTCGTTTGTGTACGCCTTGGTGCGGCACGACTGTCATTCGGCGTTGGAGTGCGTCGGCCTCGACCCGGCGGTCGGCTATCTGCACGTCGACCGGCCGGGCCGCCCGTCGTTGGCCTTGGACCTGATGGAAGAGTTTCGCACGCTGGTGGCCGACCGGTTGGTGCTGACGCTCGTCAATCGGCGGCAGGTGCAAGCGGGCGGCTTTTCGACCGACGCGGCCGGCGGCGTCCAGATGGACGACAAGACCCGCCGGGCCCTGTTGGTGGCCTATCAGGAACGGAAGCGCGAAGAGGTGATGCATCCGTTGTTGGGTGAGGTGGTGCCCGTGGGTCTGCTGCCGCACTTGCAGGCCCGGCTGTTGGCCCGCACGCTGCGTGGCGACCTGGACGATTATCCCGCGTTGGTACTGAAATAG
- the hisC gene encoding histidinol-phosphate transaminase translates to MSYFRPAIDAMTGYVPGEQPQAGKFIKLNTNENPYPASPAVKRAVEAVLERGLHRYPDPLATAFRRRAAELFDVGPDWILCGNGSDEILTIVTRAFVGEGQLLRLPYPSYVLYKSLAQIQGARSEEIVFAADWSLTDDFAAPADDLRLAFLPNPNSPSGTLVPPQRVLEIAERLPCPLLVDEAYVDFADTNCLSLVKQSDKILVSRSLSKSYALAGLRFGFLVAQPRIIEGLIKVKDSYNCDALSIAAATAAIDDQSWLAGNRAKVLATRERLTADMRELGFEPVASQANFVWCPHPAVAVKPLYEQLKANRVLVRYMDYAGWGDGLRISVGSDDQIDACLSLLRAIAI, encoded by the coding sequence ATGTCTTACTTCCGTCCCGCCATCGACGCCATGACCGGCTATGTGCCGGGCGAACAGCCGCAAGCCGGCAAGTTCATCAAGCTCAACACCAACGAGAATCCCTATCCCGCCTCGCCGGCCGTGAAACGCGCCGTCGAGGCCGTGCTGGAGCGCGGACTCCATCGCTATCCCGACCCCCTGGCCACCGCCTTTCGGCGTCGGGCAGCCGAACTGTTCGATGTCGGCCCCGATTGGATCTTGTGCGGCAACGGCAGCGACGAGATTCTGACCATCGTCACGCGGGCCTTCGTCGGCGAGGGACAGCTTCTGCGCCTGCCGTATCCCAGTTATGTACTTTATAAGTCGCTGGCGCAGATTCAGGGTGCCCGTAGCGAGGAAATCGTGTTTGCCGCCGATTGGTCGCTGACCGACGACTTCGCGGCCCCGGCCGACGACTTGCGGCTGGCCTTCTTGCCCAACCCGAACAGCCCGTCGGGCACGCTGGTGCCGCCGCAACGCGTGCTGGAAATCGCAGAACGGCTCCCTTGCCCGCTCTTGGTCGACGAGGCCTACGTCGATTTCGCCGACACGAATTGCCTGTCGCTGGTGAAACAGAGCGACAAGATCCTGGTGTCGCGATCGTTGAGCAAATCGTACGCTTTGGCCGGGCTGCGGTTCGGCTTTCTGGTGGCGCAGCCGCGGATCATCGAGGGGCTGATCAAGGTGAAAGATTCGTACAACTGCGACGCCTTGAGCATTGCCGCGGCGACGGCGGCCATCGACGATCAGTCCTGGCTGGCCGGCAACCGGGCCAAGGTGCTGGCCACGCGCGAGCGCTTGACCGCCGACATGCGCGAGCTGGGCTTTGAGCCGGTGGCCTCGCAGGCCAACTTTGTCTGGTGTCCGCATCCGGCGGTCGCCGTGAAACCGCTGTACGAGCAGCTCAAAGCCAACCGCGTGCTGGTGCGTTACATGGATTACGCCGGCTGGGGAGACGGCTTGCGGATCAGCGTGGGCAGCGACGACCAGATCGACGCCTGCCTGAGCCTGTTGCGGGCAATCGCGATCTAA
- the cas5 gene encoding type I-MYXAN CRISPR-associated protein Cas5/Cmx5/DevS — protein MLVLYVEAPFAVFRTFTAGWYRPTATFITPSAAYGLVLNLAGIDSRLREDEPGHGGKVPASLTRPGLPAMEIAVGVPEYMLRGRTKVPIAVDVLFPRVQTVFQQLHNYPVGTSGAARAESTKGNKYNIAPVRREYLSGFRAVIALRADDDLTHRVVRGIAGDFSERRYGVPFIGDNAFLIDRIETLPEPGPVRWYERVIADPGSGPRGRTTRLTTLIDRADLSRTASALYAPQSEACIGEPPQLAWTTITPPAMETPATPARKPSRRGKN, from the coding sequence ATGCTTGTCCTGTACGTCGAGGCGCCATTCGCGGTCTTCCGCACGTTCACCGCGGGCTGGTACCGGCCGACAGCGACCTTTATTACGCCATCGGCCGCCTATGGCCTCGTTTTGAACTTGGCGGGAATCGACTCGCGTTTGCGCGAGGACGAGCCGGGCCACGGCGGCAAAGTGCCAGCAAGTCTCACGCGACCAGGGTTGCCGGCGATGGAAATCGCGGTTGGCGTGCCTGAATACATGTTGCGAGGTCGCACGAAAGTGCCTATCGCCGTGGACGTCCTCTTTCCGCGCGTGCAGACCGTCTTTCAGCAGTTGCACAACTATCCGGTCGGCACGTCTGGCGCTGCGAGGGCTGAATCTACAAAGGGGAATAAATACAACATCGCGCCCGTCCGTCGCGAGTATCTTTCTGGGTTTCGCGCGGTGATCGCCTTACGCGCCGACGACGATCTGACGCACCGCGTGGTTCGCGGGATCGCCGGTGATTTTTCTGAACGACGCTATGGCGTTCCATTCATCGGTGATAATGCCTTCCTCATTGACCGCATTGAAACGCTGCCCGAACCTGGCCCAGTGCGATGGTACGAGCGTGTCATCGCGGATCCGGGTTCTGGCCCGCGCGGCCGCACGACTCGGCTTACCACGCTGATCGATCGCGCCGACTTGTCACGCACGGCTTCGGCATTGTATGCCCCGCAGTCAGAAGCTTGCATTGGTGAGCCGCCGCAATTAGCATGGACGACTATTACGCCGCCAGCGATGGAAACTCCGGCCACACCCGCACGGAAGCCCAGCCGTCGTGGAAAGAACTAA